From the genome of Solanum pennellii chromosome 6, SPENNV200:
TCTTATTGGTGTGATGATAGCTTGATACTGATATGTTTGTAATTTTGAGCCAAGATTTTTATACATATGCGACCTTATAAAACGTGTGCTTCTGAGACAACTCATGTTGCATCAATATGGAGGTTGGATGGGGTTTCTCGCCTTTATTTGTCTCTcctatttgaaattgaaattaacaTCCCAAGAggttatttaattttgaaaatttatctagTAAATTTAATGAATcatattttgtatcaataaagtcattcttaatattttttgagtTGTCTACCACAGTACCTCTAAAAGTGAATTTCCTTCGTCTTCCTTTTTCGTCATAATTCTTTGTCAATGCTAATGAACTAAAACTAAATGGATTAacttttaacaaatataaatatcaaatttgcTCAATTCATACTATATTcaaagttaataaataataatttgacaATTTATGACAAGATTCCAACTCCATCAACAAAGATCATTTCCAAGACAAGCCAAacttatatgttatttttaattttaatcccAACAGATTTTAGCTTAACTTCATCAcatctttcttccttttttgaGAGAGAGGAGGGGGAGGGGTGTGGggatttcttaatttttttttaaaaatcttttacaACTAAActaatcataaacaaatcagaaaaatattAGTGTTGTAAAGTTTCAACCAAAACAATAATTAAGGTGATGATAGTTAATTCCTTAAAAGATGATTTACGTGAACAATAAATTCACGGGATTAAGTTAGTAAAAGAAGATTTATAATATTGCTCCAATTCTGGAGGAAGTAATATTTATTGAATGAGTTAGATTATCTAGCactatacttaaaaaaaatgaaatttataaattcaCTCTTAATACTTAGTATTaagaatgattttattgatataaagaTTTGAGttaagtgattttattgatataaaaatctaaattaaagtgatttttttatccaaaacaAAACTTTATTATGACTTTGCTAGATAAATTCCTTAACTTgagtaattttttcaaatattaactCCTCAAATTGTTGTTATGGATTATAATTAGATAAAGCATAACtatactatttataattatgatcTAAACTATAGCTATTATGATCACTCCTCCTCATATACCTTTTCTATTAAGAAAATAGTGATTCTAAATTTAAAGAAGAAccaaaaaggaaacaaaagtaaaaaagaagaaaactaaAGGAGGatcaaatatacaaaaagaaaaaaaaatcagtttaaACTTTTATGATTCTAAATTTAAAGAAGCAAAAGAACTAAAAGTAAACGAaagaccaaaaaataaaataaataaataaaaaatcaaaagggaaaaaaataaaaaatattaacgccgtctgtggggatcgaacccacgaccacGTGGTTAAAAGCCACGCGCTCTACCACTGAGCTAAGACGGCTCTGACGACATGTTTAACTAATCGTTAATACTAAGTATATTACTTTAAATCAGCTAAAAGTGGAAAATAGCAAGCATTATTGATGTAGTACTTGTTGGATTCGGTTTTAAGTATCACAAACTACATACGATATACGATAAATCTTATCTCTATCTTTATGGATAAAAATTTCGTTCTCGATACACCCTTGACAAGAGTATCACCGATGCCACTTTAAGCACTCTCATTTTAAAGCAAAGTGAATCATGGTGGGTACAGGAGTGTGCATGTGTTGGTTTgggtaattattatttttttttgccaaaaagaataaatatatctTCGAATTATTGTAAATGATATCTAAATACCCTTCATCATACTTTTAGGACGCTGATGTTCTTACCGTCCAAATTTTGGGACGTATATACCCTTTCTACTAACAACGGGACACGTGTCACAATCTAATCCGATTTTTATTACAATTTTAACCCATATTTAAAAGATTCACccatattaattaaaaacttaCTCAAATAACATAATACTCATCCCAAATTATAACCCGAAACCCTCAAAACATTTATTAGTACAgtaaaacctctataaattaatataggttggaccatgaaattttattattttatagagatattATTAGTTCGATAaattactatttattattttaaaaaatggtttgagatttgatgaaggttaattttgattatgcCAAAGTCATTGTATCTTACTagttatgtatcatatttattgatttcacataaaaaaatattatacatagaatataacgaatacatcaaaatcattgtatcttactaatttCAACATGTGATGCTGTGATAATAAGATCATTCAAGATGTATTATCAAACAGATTTTATCGTAGGAATTAGAAGGCTATGAAGTGAGACAAACTGATCTAGCAAAGATCAATGTTTTGATGCTATCAATTTTGCAATCCCTGTTTGGATACAAATATTCAGTAAGAGACAATAGCAAATTGTTTTCGACACTGTAAAATTCATTCGGGGGTTGCATTCTCAGAAAATTTGAATGAACCTACAATGATGAAAACATCATTCATGAACTTGATGTCATAGTTAATGATCTCGATAACACAATAAAATGGATGACAATAACCTATTAGAATATCTGAGTGAAAATGATACATGTTCTGAGGTCTAAAGCTTATCTATTtaaatttggtttgattttagaaatttaaaactgactaaatttatttgattttgattttaaccAATAACCGATCCAAATCGAAACATGAACACCcctaatcataatatcaaaatattattctatacaTATAATAAGCTACActtttagtttataattttgattatatctTCTATTAGTACATATTGGGTGAATTAATATGTTTTTGTGAGTTAGAATACATCTaatcatttttatgttttgaaaaatcttaagtttatctttcaaataatatcatataataatttcaaCCTTTCAAAATATGTTCGATTAAAAAgcaatattatatatacatgtaaATAGTTTAAAAAAGAGTCCATTTAGCTCCATTACCAAAAAACAGGAGTTTGATATCATGtaatatataatgaaaacaaaAGTTAAATTAGAACTGTTTCCTGTGATAATtactctctctatatatattttaactctAAATTAACGGttcaaataatttattgtaatattaatattttttaaaaaaattgtcaaataatttttcaatagcTTGCCATTTAATTTAACTACAATGTAAATAACTCTCATTTATCGTATAAATAGACATAAGACAGATATGTATATCTTCAAAATAAGtctctttctttttatatttaaaaaaataaaataaaatatatatatatatgtgtgtatatatatatatatatatatatatatatataataagaattgAATTAAACGTAccttttattcttaaattttctgtctttttcatttgttcacaatttttatttaatattttcaagcTCCAATATTTCGAgaattattctaaaattatatacatgacaagaaatatataaaatattgtcAACACATTGAaagaatttaataatttaaaagtgtAAAAGATTCGTTGATGGACACTTTCACAaagctaaaaattataaatcaaattacctaaaaagaaaaaaagaaaaaaaaacttgatgAAAGCACATGAAACCCAACACTGCATAAGTAgtattttatgtgataaatgtaATAAAAAGTTAATGTAATGATGGAATGAATCATGTGATGTGATTAGTAAATATCTTTTGATTAACACAAATTTTTCATAAccatttaattataatattttgagatctctttttaagaatatttttctttaattctaattgaaaaattattttaaaatgtttttgtaATTACCAATAATATAACTCAAATATGATAAATCAAACTATCAATTGTAAAATCGATACCTAGTTGATTATAACTAtgagaataatattttaatgttatgacaaataaaagtattctaaaacattaaattaataGGATCATCATATAATTAGTAATAATGTaatattaaaactatttttaataaaatattaacaagtgaataatattataaaattatttttgttttttctttaaaaaaaaaaacctaaatatTAAGGGCATTTTTGTCATTTCCTTTGTTGCCCTTTATTCCTCCTCTTACCGCGTGTTGCATCCAATACCCTCTTCCACTCACTTCATAATCTTTAATCTTTGCTTTATCAAGTAAACCTTTTCAGCTAGCAATTGTCAGAAATTCCTTCTTAAACTAGTTAAGGGATTAATTCACGGTTAATTAGATGTATTGAGTTCGAATTCTAGgttaaaattgttaatattatAATGCTATAACAAATAAAGTTATCTACTAcaatattaagttaatattaatattattatgactttttttttaaaacaaaatattaacaagtgaataacaaattttataaaatattttttgagaaactttcacatatagccgcTCAAAAATAGCCTAATTCCtctctatagctatagtttgacaATTACAATTaatagctacatgttatagagaggagagaggcgagtgagaagggagagagagggcaaagagtgggagagagatgaattgtatatgtatatcggttagataattatatattatacatatgtactTGCATATATAGCAAGcaagattgagagagggaggaaaGAGACGAGCAAAAtagggagagggaggagagagtcGAGCGAGATTAGGAGAGGAAGGATAAAGACGAGTGAGAGAGGTTAGAGTGTGGGaaagaggtgaattatatatgtatatcgattagataattgtacattatacatatgcatttgtatatatatgataagcgagattgggagaggaaggagagaggcgggagagagggcaaagagtgggaaagaggtgaattgtataccatacatgtgcatttgtatatatatggaaaacgagattgggagagagaagCGAGGGAGAGAGGGTAGAGAGTGGGAAAGAGATGAATTGtttatgtatatcggttagataattacatattatacatatgtatttgtatatttttgcGAATTATACCTATACAAACGtcactaattatacaaactcgaagtcaatCCACGTAACAAATGTACAAGGTTAATCGTGACTGATAATTTTAATAAACTATATCtataatgaataatgaaatagtataaatttgttTAATCGTGTAATTTTCggttatttttattcttaaaaaaatttcccCTTTCCATAGGAAACCTCTTAACAGCTCGAGCTTCCATTTTCCTCAAGCCTCCGCCTTGTCTCTCTTCAAATCTTCAGTCCCAATTTACTGTGTATCAGCCCAATCTTTTGTGTTGTGAATTGCTCTACGCCCGATTGATCATCGAGATTGTAAGTTTGCCAGTAGTTTTGATACAACAATTGATCGATTCTTGCAGTTCTACTAATAGATttgtaattcatttttttttgttgaaaattcaATATTGTTGTTGATTGTGGTTTATCTGCGCAAAATTTTGTAAATGGGTTActgaaattcaattttattccTTATCCATATTACTAACAGGTTTggatatttatgaattttgaggCATTCAACACTGATAGTTAATAAGCCTTAGTTGTGAGGAAGTATGGTTAACTTGGAGCAGCCAAAGAGAAGAGTTGCTTTTGTGCTTATTGATGGTATAGGAGATGTTTCTCTGCCAAGATTTGGTTATAAAACCCCACTTCAATTGGCAAAAATACCTAATTTGGATGCTATAGCATCTGCCGGAGTTAATGGTCTGATGGATCCTGTTGAAGTTGGCTTAGGTTGTGGGAGTGATACTGCTCATCTTTCTCTACTTGGATATGACCCTAGGGTATACTATCGAGGTCGGGGTGCATTTGAGTCCATGGGTGCTGGGTTGGCAATGTCACCAGGAGATATTGCATTTAAGGTATGAACATTTCCTTGTCTCGTAGAGgtgttatatatgtatgttagTATGACCAGACCAGCTCTACAGGAATCAAATACTATTACATAATTGTAAAACAACGAAGGAATTGCGAAGACCTTAGTTTCCAAAACATGAGAGGGTTAGCTTTCATAAAGAAACTTCTTTTATACAAAATGAATTCATGATAAGTGGGTTAAAACATAGGTGTTAACTAACTGCCCCTGAACTCTGAAGTAGACAGAACGAAAAGAACCGCAGGACACATCAGACTGAGTAAACAGCAAGATTGCTCACTGACATTGTTCTTTGAACTACAAGCAATAACTGTATATCCTGCTTGGCTATCTCATCTGCACATTGAGTTTTGGTCGAGTAAATACAGGGATTCTCAAATATTATCATGCATTCTGCCTTTTATCGAGTTTGCGAGAGGGACCAATATCTGAGACATTCATTGGGAGTGGGCTATTGGTTTGAAAAATTGTTGTCATCTACTCTAAGATGAATACCAAGATATATGCACGATACTGTCATTTGCTAACCATTGAGCCTATTCTGTGATTTAAATTTCGCTGCACTTTTTGGTACTTCTCTTTGTATATGAGGTGAAAGTGTTATCTTTGGCatatttttaccttttcaattttcaataccAGTCAAACTTTGCTACGCTGGATGAGGAAACCGGGATAGTTGTTAGCCGGAGGGCTGATAGgcattttgaagaagaagggcCGATTCTTTGTGCAGCATTGGATGGAATGAAGTTGCCTTCTTTTCCTGAATATGAAGTTAGAGTCAGGTACATTCCGCCCCTTTTCTCTGAACTCCTTTGTCCTTTATGTATCACTGATGTGCGTAATCATATGTTAGCCAACAGGGTTCAGTTGTACTTTTCCTTTGTCTGCTACATGCTAGGCTCGATAAATTTTTTTCCGAAAGGTATTCTTATGAGAGGAACTGCTGTTTCTCAGTAGTGTACCATCCATGCTTAAAAAAGTATgcaaacaattttattataaGTTGCTCTTGGCTACTGCATCTAGAATATGAGTTGTACACAATATCTATTAGTGAAGAAAAAGAGCAATATACATGTTTATTTTAGGTATGCTACGGAGCATAGATGTGGAGTGGTTGTCAAGGGACCAAAGTTAAGTGGAAATATATCGGGAACTGATCCATTGAAAGACAACCGCTTACTTTTACAAGCGAACCCTCTTGATGATACAGATGAAGCAAAGCACACAGCTGCAGTTGTCAATGAACTGTCTAAAGAAATTTCACGTATTTTGCTTGCCCATCCATTGAATGCAAAACGGGCAGCAGAAGGAAAGAATGTAGCAAATCTGGTTCTTTTACGAGGATGCGGCATTAGAATTGAGGTATGCAAAGTGTGTATTTTAAGTGTCTCTGCgtgaggttttttttttgggtgttttGCATGGTCAGTATGCATTGTTATGATAATAATGTAGAACTTCTCCAGTAGCAAATTCAGCTTAGGACATACTAGAAAGAAGAAAGTCATTTTCTTCTGGTTGTAGCCGCCTTATTTCTCAGTTCTGATTTGTTCTATCTGTAGGTTGCTCCATTTGAAAAGATACATGGTCTCTGGCCGTGCATGGTAGCTCCTACCAAGATTATTGCTGGCTTGGGTTTGTCGCTCGGGATTGATATTCTGGAAGCTCCTGGAGCGACAGGAGACTATAGGACATTATTAACATCAAAAGCAACTGCCATAGCCAGGGCACTCTCGGCACCTCTGCAATCTTGTCCCAATGTTTTTGTGCCTGGGGAAGATGAGCACAAGCCCGGTCGACTTGATGGCTATGATTTTGGATTCCTCCACATTAAGGTTTAACATGAAAATCAATTTAGCTTTTTCTTATGATGCTTCAATTGTTGACAATCAATTTTCAAATAACAGCTTCTGATGAGATCATCATGTGTTTTATAGAATACGGAGATGCTTGTCAGTCTGGTTAGAAAAGTTTCATTTAGGAAAGATCTATCCATTGGTCATATTTTCTTAGACTTCATGTTTAGATGGCAGTCTTCTTAAGAGTAACAAAAGCATACAGAAGAATCGTTGGAATGACATTTGATTGATTTAGAAAGTTTGGTGTAATTTTCGTATGCTGTTTTACAtcaactctttttttcttcttcctcctgTTATATGTTCATTGTTGGATTTGCAGGCAATTGATGATGCAGGTCATGATAAAGCAAGTGTGTTCAAAGTGAAGGGACTGGAAGCTGTCGACTGTGCTATAGGTCAATTAGCTAGGCTTCTTTGGGAGGCGGAATCAACTGGGAAATTCAGCTATTACCTTTGTGTCACTGGAGACCACTCCACAC
Proteins encoded in this window:
- the LOC107023770 gene encoding uncharacterized protein LOC107023770 isoform X1, whose translation is MVNLEQPKRRVAFVLIDGIGDVSLPRFGYKTPLQLAKIPNLDAIASAGVNGLMDPVEVGLGCGSDTAHLSLLGYDPRVYYRGRGAFESMGAGLAMSPGDIAFKSNFATLDEETGIVVSRRADRHFEEEGPILCAALDGMKLPSFPEYEVRVRYATEHRCGVVVKGPKLSGNISGTDPLKDNRLLLQANPLDDTDEAKHTAAVVNELSKEISRILLAHPLNAKRAAEGKNVANLVLLRGCGIRIEVAPFEKIHGLWPCMVAPTKIIAGLGLSLGIDILEAPGATGDYRTLLTSKATAIARALSAPLQSCPNVFVPGEDEHKPGRLDGYDFGFLHIKAIDDAGHDKASVFKVKGLEAVDCAIGQLARLLWEAESTGKFSYYLCVTGDHSTPVEYGDHSFEPVPFALCSLKDFVSALGGESVLSGISLDPFPLPSVQDSEDVDTGTRIEVDKNNKLQFFSGDLVDKFSEIAAARGCLGRFPGSEMMGIIKAYLKLEA
- the LOC107023770 gene encoding uncharacterized protein LOC107023770 isoform X2, producing the protein MVNLEQPKRRVAFVLIDGIGDVSLPRFGYKTPLQLAKIPNLDAIASAGVNGLMDPVEVGLGCGSDTAHLSLLGYDPRVYYRGRGAFESMGAGLAMSPGDIAFKSNFATLDEETGIVVSRRADRHFEEEGPILCAALDGMKLPSFPEYEVRVRYATEHRCGVVVKGPKLSGNISGTDPLKDNRLLLQANPLDDTDEAKHTAAVVNELSKEISRILLAHPLNAKRAAEGKNVANLVLLRGCGIRIEVAPFEKIHGLWPCMVAPTKIIAGLGLSLGIDILEAPGATGDYRTLLTSKATAIARALSAPLQSCPNVFVPGEDEHKPGRLDGYDFGFLHIKAIDDAGHDKASVFKVKGLEAVDCAIGQLARLLWEAESTGKFSYYLCVTGDHSTPVEYGDHSFEPVPFALCSLKDFVSALGGESVLSVK